One region of Quercus lobata isolate SW786 chromosome 2, ValleyOak3.0 Primary Assembly, whole genome shotgun sequence genomic DNA includes:
- the LOC115975046 gene encoding SKP1-interacting partner 15, whose product MDASPPIFRLPQDTLHQIFSNLPLRQIIISRSVCKFFYQILTSPCFVDLISTQPPLTLLALRPPHHHHHHHHHHHRHVSCPHDLHVFDPNDNEWLRFTLDFLPFRAPHPVASSFGLIYLWADSAESPESTKSLVVCNPLTREFRVLPQLGSAWSRHGSVLVDSANQVMVLTELAALYFSGTEQKWLKFSSNLPSKPRSPILVSDSVYALCDVGSPWRSQWKLFSCTISKMKSCQSWTRLEKHEWGDVFDILKRPRLVRGSGKRILMIGGLKSSFTLNASCSTILILRLDLESLEWDEAGRMPVEMFKCFQESSKFKVFGGGDDKVFFSAKRLPKLAMWDRSLGKGDWRWIHDVPGTGEGLCRGFVLEARLTPLLPPQVGSVNQ is encoded by the coding sequence ATGGACGCATCCCCGCCGATCTTCCGCCTTCCACAGGACACTCTCCACCAGATCTTCTCTAATCTCCCGCTTCGGCAGATCATAATCTCCCGATCGGTATGCAAATTCTTTTACCAGATTCTGACCTCGCCTTGCTTCGTAGACCTCATCTCCACACAACCACCTCTCACCCTCCTTGCTCTCCGCCCGcctcaccaccaccatcaccaccaccaccaccaccaccgccacgtTTCGTGCCCTCACGACCTCCACGTGTTCGATCCCAACGACAACGAGTGGCTCAGATTCACCCTCGACTTCCTCCCCTTCCGGGCCCCTCACCCGGTCGCGTCGTCTTTTGGACTCATCTACCTCTGGGCCGACTCGGCCGAGTCACCCGAGTCGACCAAGTCACTCGTGGTTTGCAACCCCTTGACTCGCGAGTTTCGTGTCCTCCCCCAGCTTGGCTCGGCATGGTCACGGCACGGCTCAGTCCTGGTTGACTCGGCCAACCAAGTCATGGTTCTGACGGAACTCGCAGCCCTGTATTTCTCCGGAACAGAGCAAAAATGGCTCAAATTTTCATCGAATTTACCATCCAAGCCACGAAGCCCGATTCTAGTTTCGGATTCCGTATACGCTCTATGCGACGTGGGGTCTCCATGGAGAAGCCAATGGAAGCTATTCTCATGCACGATATCGAAGATGAAGAGTTGCCAGAGTTGGACTCGTCTCGAGAAGCACGAGTGGGGGGACGTGTTCGACATCCTAAAACGACCGCGTTTGGTGAGGGGCAGCGGGAAGAGAATCCTGATGATCGGAGGGCTAAAATCGTCATTCACTTTGAACGCGTCGTGCTCGACGATCCTGATACTGAGGTTGGATCTGGAGAGCCTGGAGTGGGACGAGGCTGGGAGAATGCCTGTGGAGATGTTCAAGTGTTTTCAAGAGTCTAGCAAGTTTAAGGTatttggtggtggtgatgataAGGTCTTTTTCTCTGCCAAAAGGCTCCCCAAATTGGCTATGTGGGATCGGTCTCTGGGTAAAGGGGACTGGCGTTGGATTCACGACGTGCCGGGGACTGGAGAGGGCCTTTGTCGTGGTTTCGTGTTGGAGGCTAGGCTCACTCCTTTGCTTCCGCCTCAGGTTGGTAGTGTTAATCAGTAA
- the LOC115961653 gene encoding uncharacterized protein LOC115961653 codes for MHLQGVPDEIMCRVFPTTIKGLARVWFNKIPPNIVGSFEELSKLFVNNFIGGQRHKCSSSNLLTIKQGENESLRSFITRFNKEALTVDEMDDKLLLAAFHNGVSLDLFIHKLYDQEPQTMIELVHLVQSFMNVEDAIIAKKRKRATRIEVDLPRHPEQGPRPKKAQTGEKKVKITGR; via the coding sequence atgcaccttcaaggagttcCAGATGAGATAATGTGCAGAGTTTTTCCAACCACCATAAAAGGGCTAGCACGAGTGTGGTTTAACAAGATACCTCCGAACATTGTTGgttcttttgaagagttgagtAAGCTGTTCGTCAACAACTTTATCGGAGGACAAAGGCACAAATGCTCATCGTCCAACCTGTTGACTATAAAACAAGGAGAAAATGAGAGTTTGCGGTCCTTCATCACTCGCTTCAATAAAGAAGCCCTAACGGTAGATGAGATGGATGACAAGTTGCTATTAGCAGCCTTCCACAATGGAGTCAGTTTGGATTTATTTATTCACAAGCTTTATGATCAAGAGCCGCAAACCATGATTGAACTCGTCCATTTAGTCCAAAGTTTCATGAATGTAGAGGATGCAATCATtgccaagaagaggaagagagccACACGAATAGAAGTAGACCTCCCACGCCATCCTGAACAAGGacctcgtccaaagaaggccCAGACGGGAGAAAAGAAAGTCAAGATAACAGGAAGGTAG
- the LOC115961659 gene encoding uncharacterized protein LOC115961659, translating into MDGDALIWIQDSNETGMFATWEGFVEALLTRFGNTAYEDPLESLTRLKQSNEVRLPVKMLNPKNLNGAFGLAKIQEEYLNSSRKDQRSTIDYTKPSILGPKPDVKLDSRYRLPLQSSNVQLVEFDDSEATLLPLDGDNSRDNKSDIEKGVAEITLYVLLGSPLPGIMKVKGKINGHWVTILIGTGSTHNFLDTAILAILQLSLDPTLTFEVKVANGATIQTQGVCANVRVSVQGHVFAMDLNVLPLGDCELVLGTPWLRTLGVIQWDFRAMFMKFQHLGATMTLIVSLGSATSSVQPCDPSIEQLLFEFALVFATPTSLPPCRGHDHQILLKDGTNPICQRPYRYPHFQKAKIENIVAELLEVSSIRPSQSPFSSPVLLVRKADGSWRMCVDYRALNQATIMDKFPIPVVDELLDELAGSIIFSKLDLRFGYHQIRMREEDVHKIAFRTHNGHYEFLVMPFGLTDAPSTFQSIFGAPS; encoded by the exons ATGGATGGAGATGCCCTAATTTGGATCCAAGATAGTAATGAGACTGGGATGTTTGCAACTTGGGAAGGATTTGTAGAAGCTTTGTTGACAAGGTTCGGGAATACTGCGTATGAAGATCCTTTGGAATCACTCACAAGATTGAAGCAGTCAA ATGAGGTGAGATTACCTGTGAAGATGCTTAATCCCAAGAATCTTAATGGAGCCTTTGGATTAGCCAAAATCCAAGAAGAATAcctgaacagtagccgcaaagaTCAGAGGTCTACAATTGATTACACTAAGCCTTCCATTTTGGGTCCAAAACCTGATGTGAAGTTGGATTCTAGATATAGGCTTCCCTTGCAAAG TTCTAATGTCCAGTTAGTTGAATTTGATGATTCTGAGGCTACCTTATTACCATTGGATGGAGATAATTCTAGAGATAATAAATCTGATATTGAGAAGGGTGTAGCTGAAATCACTTTATATGTTTTATTGGGTAGTCCTTTACCTGGTATCATGAAAGTTAAGGGTAAGATTAATGGTCACTGGGTTACTATCTTAATTGGCACGGGTAGCACACACAATTTCTTGGATACTGCCATCCTAGCTATTTTACAACTTTCATTAGACCCTACCTTAACATTTGAGGTGAAAGTGGCTAATGGTGCTACCATTCAGACTCAAGGTGTGTGCGCCAATGTTAGAGTTTCAGTGCAAGGGCATGTTTTTGCAATGGATTTGAATGTGTTGCCACTTGGTGATTGTGAATTGGTTTTAGGCACTCCATGGCTTAGAACCCTGGGTGTTATACAATGGGATTTTAGGGCTATGTTTATGAAGTTCCAACACTTGGGTGCCACAATGACTTTG ATTGTGTCTTTGGGGTCTGCTACTTCATCTGTACAGCCATGTGACCCTTCTATTGAGCAGCTCTTATTTGAGTTTGCTTTAGTATTTGCTACCCCAACTAGTTTACCTCCTTGTAGAGGGCATGATCATCAAATTCTATTGAAGGATGGTACTAACCCTATTTGTCAAAGACCCTATAGGTATCCACATTTTCAGAAAGCTAAGATTGAAAATATAGTTGCTGAATTGTTGGAGGTTAGTTCTATAAGACCTAGTCAGAGTCCATTTTCTTCCCCAGTGTTGTTGGTGAGGAAGGCAGATGGCTCTtggagaatgtgtgtggatTATAGGGCTTTGAATCAAGCTACTATTATGGACAAATTTCCTATTCCAGTGGTGGATGAATTGCTTGATGAGCTTGCTGGTTCCATCATCTTTTCTAAGTTGGACTTAAGGTTTGGCTATCACCAAATCAGGATGAGAGAGGAGGATGTTCATAAAATTGCTTTTAGGACACATAATGGACATTATGAGTTCTTGGTTATGCCCTTTGGCTTGACCGATGCTCCATCAACATTTCAGTCCATCTTTGGAGCCCCATCTTAA